The Oikeobacillus pervagus genome includes a window with the following:
- a CDS encoding acetoin utilization AcuB family protein: MIIEEIMKKDLITLQPDATIKTALHLLRTNKIRHIPVIDNNLKLIGLISDRDIKEAIPSILQKESQEDLLSKPIHLFMKKDVITGHPLDFVEDVAVIFYEHNIGCLPILNEDQLVGIVTETDVMRTFVELTGANQPGSRFEIKVPNKAGVLYEVVKIIKKRNSMIHSVLVYPDKSDDRYKILVFRVRTMNPVGTIDDLKKDGYMVLWPNMPGISS; this comes from the coding sequence ACCTTATTACCCTTCAACCAGATGCTACAATCAAAACTGCACTTCATTTATTAAGAACAAACAAAATTCGCCATATTCCTGTAATTGATAACAACTTGAAATTAATCGGACTTATTTCTGACCGAGATATAAAAGAAGCTATCCCATCTATTTTACAAAAAGAATCACAAGAAGATTTATTATCGAAACCTATTCATCTTTTCATGAAAAAGGATGTAATTACAGGACATCCATTAGATTTTGTTGAGGATGTAGCCGTGATCTTTTATGAGCATAATATCGGATGTCTACCTATTTTAAATGAGGATCAACTTGTTGGAATCGTGACAGAAACGGATGTAATGCGGACATTTGTAGAACTTACGGGAGCTAATCAACCTGGTTCAAGATTTGAAATCAAAGTCCCGAATAAAGCTGGTGTGCTCTATGAGGTTGTAAAAATTATTAAAAAACGAAATTCTATGATCCACAGTGTGCTTGTTTACCCTGATAAATCAGATGATCGGTATAAAATTTTAGTTTTTCGGGTTCGGACGATGAATCCTGTTGGTACTATCGATGACTTGAAGAAAGACGGGTATATGGTCCTCTGGCCAAATATGCCTGGGATTTCATCATGA
- a CDS encoding acetoin utilization protein AcuC, whose protein sequence is MNHDAVFVFSDQLLSYKFSENHPFNQFRLTLTIDLLRKLNALDDQCIISPRSASEEELWLNHDKAYVEAVKKASVGELLPEIAEGYGLGTEDTPIFNGMHDASSLLVGGTLTAVDYVMSEKSNHALHLGGGLHHGFRGKASGFCIYNDSSVAIKYLQEKYHARVLYVDTDAHHGDGVQWSFYDDPNVCTFSIHETGRYLFPGTGSINERGHGRGYGYSFNLPLDAFTEDESWLQSYETAFLEIADFFKPDVILTQNGADSHHYDPLTHLSATMKIYRQIPKLAHQIAHQYCDGRWIAVGGGGYDIWRVVPRAWSLIWLEMTENSHFSGPLPEEWVSYWQKLTSLPLPTTWEDAETIYKPIPRKAEIEEKNQLTLEKLLYPIRHRSKK, encoded by the coding sequence ATGAATCATGATGCAGTCTTTGTATTTTCCGATCAATTGCTATCCTATAAATTTTCGGAAAATCACCCATTTAATCAATTCCGTTTAACTTTAACTATCGATTTATTAAGGAAATTGAACGCACTTGATGATCAATGTATCATTTCACCTCGAAGCGCATCAGAAGAAGAATTATGGCTGAACCATGACAAAGCTTATGTTGAAGCAGTGAAAAAAGCTAGTGTAGGAGAACTGTTGCCAGAAATAGCTGAAGGTTATGGTCTAGGAACGGAAGACACCCCAATCTTCAACGGCATGCATGATGCTAGTTCTCTATTAGTAGGGGGCACTTTAACAGCCGTTGATTATGTGATGTCAGAGAAATCAAACCATGCCTTGCATCTAGGTGGTGGACTCCATCATGGATTTCGCGGCAAGGCATCTGGTTTTTGTATTTATAATGATAGTTCTGTAGCCATTAAATATTTACAAGAGAAATATCATGCAAGGGTTTTGTATGTCGATACAGATGCTCATCATGGCGATGGTGTACAATGGTCATTTTATGATGACCCAAATGTTTGTACCTTTTCCATTCACGAAACAGGTAGATACTTATTTCCAGGAACAGGGAGCATTAATGAAAGAGGACATGGACGTGGCTATGGCTATTCATTTAACCTTCCTTTAGATGCTTTTACAGAAGACGAATCTTGGCTTCAATCTTATGAAACAGCATTCCTTGAAATAGCCGATTTCTTTAAACCAGATGTCATCCTAACTCAAAATGGAGCCGACTCCCATCATTATGATCCCTTGACACATTTATCGGCCACAATGAAAATCTATCGCCAAATCCCAAAATTAGCTCATCAAATAGCCCATCAATATTGTGATGGAAGATGGATTGCTGTTGGGGGTGGAGGGTATGATATTTGGCGAGTCGTTCCAAGGGCTTGGTCGTTAATCTGGTTAGAGATGACTGAAAACTCCCATTTTTCTGGCCCTTTACCTGAAGAATGGGTATCCTATTGGCAGAAGCTAACCTCCCTTCCCCTTCCAACTACATGGGAAGACGCTGAAACAATTTATAAACCAATACCAAGAAAGGCTGAAATTGAAGAAAAAAATCAGCTGACATTAGAGAAGCTACTATACCCCATTAGACATAGATCTAAAAAATAA
- the motS gene encoding flagellar motor protein MotS, with product MNMRRRPPEKPNGAPKWMVTFADLVTLVLVFFILLFSMSQIDQLKFKTMIESFKDKPIMEFYPSIIPADEPSSLPKPIKKEEDGQGSLDKLLNEVQASLKEYGLEEVATATRTERGVVLVLQEQILFDTAKATVVEEAYPFLKQLGKMLAGKPNIVKIEGHTDNRPIKNDQFPSNWELSSARSSSVIRFLVENENLDPSRFIAVGYGSTRPVVPNDSEENFQKNRRVEVIISDPKYDDNDAESTMK from the coding sequence ATGAATATGCGAAGACGGCCACCTGAAAAACCGAATGGTGCACCGAAGTGGATGGTTACGTTCGCAGACTTAGTAACACTTGTTTTAGTCTTTTTTATTTTACTCTTTTCAATGTCGCAAATTGACCAATTAAAATTTAAAACGATGATTGAATCGTTTAAAGATAAACCGATCATGGAATTCTATCCATCTATTATTCCTGCAGATGAACCTTCTTCTTTACCTAAACCTATAAAAAAAGAAGAAGATGGACAAGGTTCTTTAGATAAGCTGTTAAATGAAGTTCAGGCTTCTCTCAAAGAGTACGGCTTAGAGGAAGTAGCCACAGCCACAAGAACAGAGCGAGGGGTGGTACTCGTTCTTCAGGAGCAAATATTATTTGATACTGCAAAAGCAACTGTGGTCGAGGAGGCTTATCCATTTTTAAAACAGCTTGGAAAAATGTTAGCAGGGAAACCTAATATTGTGAAAATTGAAGGCCATACAGATAATCGACCTATTAAAAATGATCAGTTCCCTTCTAACTGGGAACTTTCAAGTGCCCGTTCCAGCAGTGTGATCCGTTTTTTAGTAGAAAATGAGAATTTAGATCCAAGTCGGTTTATTGCTGTCGGATATGGATCCACTCGACCTGTTGTACCAAATGATAGTGAAGAAAATTTCCAAAAAAATCGGCGAGTGGAAGTGATTATTTCTGATCCAAAATATGATGATAATGACGCTGAATCTACCATGAAATAA
- the motP gene encoding flagellar motor protein MotP, with the protein MKKIDALTPIGLLFGIILLILAIFTSGGMSGFSSFLHIPSFLIVFGGVTTGLLISFPVKDIKHIFVVIKQAFNVENYQLQSLIDIFVKLSEKARREGLLALEATVEEVDDPFIRKGILLAVDGIEQDMIVDIMNAEILALEERHRKGRSLLEKAGDYAPAWGMVGTLIGLVLMLNNLNDPKSLGPNMAIAILTTLYGSLLANMVFIPLSSKLLLKTEKEVFFKQVIIEGVIGVQSGQNPKLLQEKLYAFLSAEEKNKVFARQESAERTVQS; encoded by the coding sequence ATGAAAAAAATAGATGCACTTACACCTATTGGACTTTTATTTGGGATTATACTACTTATTTTGGCCATTTTTACAAGTGGTGGGATGTCTGGCTTCAGCTCTTTTTTACACATTCCTTCTTTTCTCATTGTGTTTGGTGGGGTAACGACAGGGCTTTTAATCAGCTTTCCAGTTAAGGATATTAAGCATATATTCGTCGTCATCAAGCAGGCCTTTAATGTCGAAAATTATCAGCTTCAAAGTTTAATCGATATTTTTGTTAAACTTTCAGAAAAGGCACGACGCGAAGGATTGTTAGCCCTCGAAGCCACGGTAGAGGAAGTGGATGATCCCTTTATACGAAAAGGAATTTTATTAGCAGTTGATGGAATTGAGCAAGATATGATTGTCGATATTATGAATGCAGAAATATTAGCATTAGAGGAGCGCCATCGAAAAGGAAGAAGCCTTTTAGAAAAAGCGGGAGATTATGCACCTGCATGGGGAATGGTTGGGACATTAATTGGTCTGGTTTTAATGTTAAATAATTTGAATGACCCAAAGTCATTAGGTCCTAATATGGCCATTGCGATCCTCACGACATTATATGGTTCTTTATTGGCCAATATGGTTTTTATTCCGTTGTCATCCAAGTTGCTCTTAAAAACTGAAAAAGAAGTGTTCTTTAAACAGGTCATTATCGAAGGTGTTATTGGAGTGCAGTCTGGACAAAATCCTAAACTGTTACAGGAAAAACTATATGCCTTTTTATCTGCAGAAGAGAAGAATAAGGTATTTGCTCGTCAGGAATCAGCTGAAAGGACTGTTCAATCATGA
- the ccpA gene encoding catabolite control protein A has product MNVTIYDVAREANVSMATVSRVVNGNPNVKPATRKKVLDVIERLGYRPNAVARGLASKKTTTVGVIIPDISNIFYAELVRGIEDIATMYKYNIILSNSDQNKEKELHLLNTMLGKQVDGIVFMGGQISEGHVTEFERSPVPVVLAGSVEPSEKIPSVNIDYNRAAYDAVSLLVKEGHKDIAFIAGPFNDTINKELVLRGYEQALQDANLPIREELIAEGDYTYDSGIECWQKFYESPLKPTAIFVSNDEMALGVIHGAQDAGVKVPDELEVISFDSSRLALMVRPQLTSVVQPLYDIGAVSMRLLTKFMNKEKVEDHIVVLPHRIEKRGSTK; this is encoded by the coding sequence ATGAATGTAACAATATATGATGTGGCAAGGGAAGCAAATGTTTCAATGGCTACCGTCTCAAGGGTGGTAAACGGTAATCCCAATGTGAAACCCGCAACAAGGAAAAAAGTATTGGATGTCATCGAAAGACTAGGATATCGCCCGAATGCAGTGGCCCGGGGGTTAGCTAGTAAAAAAACAACGACAGTTGGTGTGATTATTCCTGATATTTCCAATATTTTTTATGCTGAGCTTGTGAGAGGGATAGAAGATATTGCGACAATGTATAAATATAATATTATTCTAAGTAACTCAGATCAAAATAAGGAGAAAGAACTTCATTTATTAAATACAATGCTAGGCAAACAAGTGGATGGAATTGTATTTATGGGAGGACAAATTAGTGAGGGACATGTGACAGAATTTGAGCGCTCTCCTGTTCCTGTCGTGTTGGCTGGGTCTGTAGAACCTTCAGAGAAAATCCCATCTGTTAATATCGATTATAACCGAGCAGCTTATGATGCGGTCTCCTTACTTGTGAAAGAAGGTCATAAAGATATCGCCTTTATCGCAGGTCCTTTTAACGATACGATCAATAAAGAGCTTGTGTTAAGAGGGTATGAGCAAGCACTACAAGATGCCAATCTTCCAATACGTGAAGAGCTGATCGCAGAGGGAGATTATACATATGATTCCGGGATTGAATGTTGGCAAAAATTTTATGAGTCTCCTCTTAAGCCTACAGCGATCTTTGTTAGCAATGATGAAATGGCATTAGGGGTCATTCATGGAGCACAGGATGCTGGGGTAAAAGTCCCGGATGAATTAGAAGTGATCAGTTTCGATAGTTCTCGATTAGCCTTAATGGTACGTCCACAGCTTACGTCAGTCGTACAACCTCTTTATGATATTGGCGCTGTATCGATGAGGCTTTTGACCAAATTTATGAATAAAGAAAAAGTAGAGGATCATATTGTTGTTCTTCCCCATCGAATCGAAAAAAGAGGGTCAACAAAATAA